Part of the Streptomyces sp. WMMC500 genome is shown below.
GACCGAACCGGTCTCGGCGCTGACCGCCGGGTGGGGCGACCCGGCCGTCGAGCTGCGCTGCGGCGTGCCCAGGCCGGAGGTGCTCACGCCCGGGAGTGAACACTACAACCCCACCACCGACGCGGTGAGCGTGAACGGCGTCGACTGGATGTACGAGGACCTGGACGACGGCGCCCGCTTCACCACCACGCAGCGCACGGCGTTCGTGGAGGTCACCGTGCCGGATGCGTACGCGCCCGAGGTGAACGCGCTGACGGACCTGGCGGAGGCGGTCGCCGCGGCCGTCCCCGGCACGCTCTGACGCCTTCGCGGGCTGCGGGCTCGCGTTGCCCGAGGCGGCTAGCGCAGCCCCGTCGAGCGGCGCAGCGCCGCCTGGATGAGCCGGTCCACCAGCTCGGGGTAGCCCACGCCGCTCTCCTGCCACATCCGCGGGTACATGGAGATGGGCGTGAAGCCGGGCATCGTGTTGATCTCGTTGATCACGAACCCGCCACCGTCGGTGCGGAAGAAGTCCGCCCGCACCAGCCCCTCGCAGGAGCACGCCTCGAACGCCGCGACGGCCAGCCGCTGCACCTCCGCGGTCTCCTCCGCGGTCAGCGGCGCCGGCACGATCCCGTCGGCGGAGTCGATGTACTTGGCCTCGAAGTCGTAGAAGTCGTGGCTGGTCGTCGGCGGGATCTCGGCGGGCACGCTGGCCCGCGGCCCGTCCTCGAACTCCAGCACGCCGCACTCGATCTCGCGCCCGCTGACCGCCGCCTCCACGATGATCTTCGGGTCGTGGCGGCGCGCCTCGGCGATCGCGTCCTCCAGCCCGGCGAGCCCCGCGACCTTCGTGATGCCGATGGACGAACCCGCACGCGCGGGCTTCACGAACACCGGCCAGCCGTGGTCGGCGGCGAAGTCCACGATCTTCTTGCGGGCCGCCGCGCCCTCCTGCCCGGGGGCGCCCTCGGCCCACTCGCGCGGCCGGATCA
Proteins encoded:
- a CDS encoding DUF3515 domain-containing protein — its product is MSLSPPPRPDRTTGRPGAARRSARSDRPTLHFRPTRPYRSALRLPAALLLLAAPLACSGGGGAPQVAVPTPQGKAVDHCRELADRLPGTVDGQERRETEPVSALTAGWGDPAVELRCGVPRPEVLTPGSEHYNPTTDAVSVNGVDWMYEDLDDGARFTTTQRTAFVEVTVPDAYAPEVNALTDLAEAVAAAVPGTL
- a CDS encoding D-alanine--D-alanine ligase family protein, with protein sequence MSSEHSYESQGRKPRVAVVFGGRSSEHGISVVTAGAVMRAIDRNKYEVLPIGITADGRWALTADDPERMAIADRRVPSVEELVDAEAEDGAVVLSADPGSREVVYTEPGQVPKALGEVDVVFPMLHGPYGEDGTLQGMLDLAGVPYVGSGVLASAVGMDKEYMKRVFVSYGLPVGPYAVIRPREWAEGAPGQEGAAARKKIVDFAADHGWPVFVKPARAGSSIGITKVAGLAGLEDAIAEARRHDPKIIVEAAVSGREIECGVLEFEDGPRASVPAEIPPTTSHDFYDFEAKYIDSADGIVPAPLTAEETAEVQRLAVAAFEACSCEGLVRADFFRTDGGGFVINEINTMPGFTPISMYPRMWQESGVGYPELVDRLIQAALRRSTGLR